In Caldilineales bacterium, the sequence CAGGCCCACACCTGCTCCGCGTCTTCAGGCTGCCACATGGAAGTCGCGACGGTGGTAGAAACGGCAGCCGGTCTCGGCCATGCCCAGGATGGCGGCGGACGGGAGGTCGCAGCTTGCTGCCAGGGCCTGGCGCTGCCGCCGGAGGGATGCCAGCCCGGCCTCGATCTCGGCAACGATGTGTTCCTCGGCCTGCCGTTGCGCGGCTTCCGCCACTGCCGTCCAGCTGAGGATGACGATGGCGTTGATCTTGCCCTCGGCCAACTCGCGCTCGTAGCTCCGTATGTCATTGGCCAGACGCAGGCAGACACCGGCCGTCACTGCCATTTCCTCCAGGCCGGCCAGATGGGCAGGGGCGGTGGGGTCGCTGAAGGCGATCAGAAATGTCCAGGGGATGAGGGGGAAGCCGATGGTGTGGCAGCCCACGGCCAGGTAGTCGGCGTAGGAGGGCAGCGAAGCGGGGTTCTGGCGATAGTCCGACCGCCAGCCATGCTCCTGCAGGTGGCCGTGCAGGTGGTCGCGCAGGGCCTGTCGCCAGGGTGCGGCCAGAGATGGGAATAGAGGCTGGCGGGAGAGCTCGAGATAGGTCTCGTGCAGCATGGCGGCCAGGTCGTCGCCATCGCCCAGGCTGGCGGCGGGGTCTTCGTAGCTGCGCAGTCGCCCGGCGATGGCGGCGGCGTCGGCCTGGCCTTCGTCCAGCAGGTCATCCAGGGCGGCGATCCAGAGGCCGACCTGGAGGGTGAGGCTCAGGGTTTGGGGCAAGGCAAAGGGGGCGGAAGCGGCCATCTGCATGGCCACAGGTTCGATGCGGCCGCGACGGATGCTGGGGTGCGGCTCGGTCCAGGCCGCCAGGCGCGCTGCCGTTTGTTGCGCCAGCGCCTGGGGGTTGGTCGTTTGCTGGGGGGACAGCGTTGGCTCGGTCATCGTGGCTCGATGGTCATCCAGATTTCTTCTTCGGGGGTGAGGAACATGTCCAAGTGGGCGCGCACGTTCTGGCCTGGAACCAGGCGTAGGCGAAAGCGCTGGGCCAGCGTGGTCAGGGCCAGGGTGATCTCCAGTAGGGCGAAGTGTTTGCCGATGCAGACATGGGGGCCGCCGCCGAAGGGGAAGTAGCCCTCGACCAGCCGCGGCTCGCGGCCAGCGGCGAAGCGTTCGGGCCGGAATTGCTCTGGGTCATCCCAAAAGGCCGGGTGACGGTGGGTGATGTAGGGGCTGAGCATGATGGCGCTGCCGGCCGGGATGCGGAAGCCGCCCATGCTGTCATCTGCGACGGTCTCGCGCGCATACATGGGCGCGGGCGGGTACAGGCGCAGGGCCTCGTCGATGACCATTTTGGTGTAGCTGAGTTTAGGGAGGTCGGCAAGGGTGGCCGGGTGGCCGTGCAAGATGCTTTCCAGTTCGGCGTGGAGTTGTTGCTCGACTTCGGGATGGGTGGCCAGGATGTACCAGAGCCAGGTGAGCACCTGGGCCGAAGTCTCGTGCCCGGCGATGAAGATGGTCAGGAGTTCATCGTGGACTTGTTGGTCGCTCATGCCGCCGCCGTCGGTGTCGGTGTCGCGGGCGCGCAGGAGCAGGGAGAGGAGGTCGTCGGGGGTCTGTTCCTGGCCTTGTTCCATAGCCCGGCGGTGGGCGATAGTGGCTTCGATGAAGGCGTCGATGGTCTGCATCGAGCGGTGAAAGCGCAGGTTGGTGGGGACAGGCAGGAACAAGGGCAGGTTGAGGAGGGCGGTCGCGCGTTTGCGGATGAGCCGGGGGATGTAGGAAAGCGCCTCGCCGACCTCCTGCAACTGTTGGTCCATATTGATGCTGAACATCGCCTCGGTGATGACCCCGCGGGTGAGGTCCATCATCTCGGCGTTCAGGGGGATGGGCTGGGCCTGGGGCCGGTCTTGCCAATCGGCGACCACGCCTGCGGCGGCAGCGAGCATGATCTGGGCGAAACGGGGGACGGTAGTGGGCTGGAAGATGGGTTGCATCAATCGGCGCTGGCGCATCCACAGCTCGCCTTCGCTGGTCAGCAGGCCGGCGCCGAAGAGGACGCGCACCCGCCGCACCAGGATGCCGCGGGCGTAGTTCTCGCGATTGCGCACCAACACGTTGTGCACATGCTCAGGATGAACGATGAGGTGGGTGTCGATGGGGCCCATCTTGACATGGGCCACATCGCCGTGTTCGCGCCAAACGCCGGTCCAGAATTTCAGCATTCCCTGCCAGCGCATGGGCGCCCAACTCCCCAAAAGGGGGATGCCGCGAGGTCCGGGCGCTGCGCGGCCCCTGGCCTGAAGCTGTGGTTGGCCGGGACCGGCTATCAAGTTGTCAGTCATGGTGTGCTCCCTGTGCGTCGAAACGAATGGGGGGGGAACGGGCGGGATTATACGCGGCGCGTCCAGGTGTTGACAAGCCCATGACGGCGGACTTAAAATCAAAGCCATTACGCGTCGCTTTCTCTCTACTCTACATCGTTTTGGAGGGTGCCATGGCGGACAAAAAGAACAAGAAGAAAGGCCAGGAGACCGCGCCTCCTTCCTCGTCGCTGGCAGTGGTTGAGGACGACCATGCTCACGCCGACGACCAACTCATCCTGCCGCACGGCGATCGGGGCAGCGATGACGACCTGGTGCATGACGAACCGGCGCCGGCAAAGCAAGGCAAAACCAAGCGCCTGGATCGGATTTTCTATGAACAGGAACTCAAGCGGCTGTACGTCGAATTGGTCAAGCTGCAGGAATGGGTCAAGTACAAAGGCTTGAAAGTGGTGATCCTGTTCGAAGGCCGCGATGCCGCCGGCAAGGGCGGGACGATCAAGCGCCTCATCGAACCGCTCAACCCGCGTTTTGCCCGTGTGGTGGCTTTGGGCGTGCCCACGGAGCGCGAGAAGACGCAATGGTACTTCCAGCGATACATCGCCCATTTGCCGGCTGCAGGCGAAATGGTCTTCTTCGACCGCAGTTGGTACAACCGGGCGGGCGTCGAGCGGGTGATGGGCTTCTGCTCGGACGAAGATTATTGGGAATTCCTGCGCTCCTGCCCATCGTTCGAGCGCATGTTGGTGCGTTCGGGGACGATCCTGGTCAAGTATTGGTTCTCGGTCAGCGATGACGAGCAGGAGCGACGCTTCCAGGCCCGGCTGAGCGACCCCACCAAACGCTGGAAGCTCAGCCCGATGGACGTGGAATCGCGCTCGCGTTGGGTCGAATATTCCAAGGCCAAGGACGACATGTTCGCCTACACCGACATCAAGCAGGCCCCCTGGTATGTGGTCAA encodes:
- a CDS encoding terpene synthase family protein, which gives rise to MTEPTLSPQQTTNPQALAQQTAARLAAWTEPHPSIRRGRIEPVAMQMAASAPFALPQTLSLTLQVGLWIAALDDLLDEGQADAAAIAGRLRSYEDPAASLGDGDDLAAMLHETYLELSRQPLFPSLAAPWRQALRDHLHGHLQEHGWRSDYRQNPASLPSYADYLAVGCHTIGFPLIPWTFLIAFSDPTAPAHLAGLEEMAVTAGVCLRLANDIRSYERELAEGKINAIVILSWTAVAEAAQRQAEEHIVAEIEAGLASLRRQRQALAASCDLPSAAILGMAETGCRFYHRRDFHVAA
- a CDS encoding cytochrome P450 produces the protein MTDNLIAGPGQPQLQARGRAAPGPRGIPLLGSWAPMRWQGMLKFWTGVWREHGDVAHVKMGPIDTHLIVHPEHVHNVLVRNRENYARGILVRRVRVLFGAGLLTSEGELWMRQRRLMQPIFQPTTVPRFAQIMLAAAAGVVADWQDRPQAQPIPLNAEMMDLTRGVITEAMFSINMDQQLQEVGEALSYIPRLIRKRATALLNLPLFLPVPTNLRFHRSMQTIDAFIEATIAHRRAMEQGQEQTPDDLLSLLLRARDTDTDGGGMSDQQVHDELLTIFIAGHETSAQVLTWLWYILATHPEVEQQLHAELESILHGHPATLADLPKLSYTKMVIDEALRLYPPAPMYARETVADDSMGGFRIPAGSAIMLSPYITHRHPAFWDDPEQFRPERFAAGREPRLVEGYFPFGGGPHVCIGKHFALLEITLALTTLAQRFRLRLVPGQNVRAHLDMFLTPEEEIWMTIEPR
- the ppk2 gene encoding polyphosphate kinase 2, whose amino-acid sequence is MADKKNKKKGQETAPPSSSLAVVEDDHAHADDQLILPHGDRGSDDDLVHDEPAPAKQGKTKRLDRIFYEQELKRLYVELVKLQEWVKYKGLKVVILFEGRDAAGKGGTIKRLIEPLNPRFARVVALGVPTEREKTQWYFQRYIAHLPAAGEMVFFDRSWYNRAGVERVMGFCSDEDYWEFLRSCPSFERMLVRSGTILVKYWFSVSDDEQERRFQARLSDPTKRWKLSPMDVESRSRWVEYSKAKDDMFAYTDIKQAPWYVVNADDKRRAHLNTITHLLGLVPYEDLTPEPITLPPRSDRTGYVRPPMEYQTFVPEVY